The DNA region aaaagcaagctataaaaggaaatgatttcattattgttaatttaattatcaattttcgtaatttttttctttattttattatttgttaacaagttaattaaaatttatgccctgttaaattgcaataaaatgaataatatttttttagcgtGAATTCGTTTAGAGACTAGTTTCTGTtcttattttgttcaatttagctttataaatatcttgattaacacataataaaatttcattgagaACTCTTCAGTAAATTACGTTTTTAAggtcaaacaaaaaaaataaaaaattatggttataaaaattaGGTGTTTATCATACATCaaaagcttttcaaaattaaaaaataattactacaaGCATAAAATATGCATGAAAAACGAAATTGTTAACTTTATGCATtgctaagaaattttatttttctcctgcTCAcctaatgaattaattaatgacTTTTATAATGTCTGAAGGTATTTTTGATCttgcatattaaaatacatattcgTTATTCAATAAGCATTTATACTCAATCATAGTTCAGAAATAATCATCtgaattacatataaatatgtaattacatCATATTTGTGAACGAACCtacgtgttttttttcctttgaaagtTTACACGCCTTTAATTTGCTTTGGATATAGTATTTTAAGTAGTGTACTCATAATATTTTTGCGAATATTAATTACCTTTACTAATTATGtggacatttttttataaataatgcatagatcttaattattatttgtagaCTATAATTAATCTCTAAGccttctttatttttgtgttctgaattggaaaaaaattaatgtgaagtttaattgtaattttttattactcttttcatattagaaaaaaaattcatatgaaacttaattttaattttggctTACTGTTttcatgtaagaaaaaaattaaaataaaatttaatactaattttcgCTTGCTGTTTTCATATAaggaaaaactattaatataaaatttgatttcaattttcgcttccttttttatattaagaaaaaaaactaatttaacaaaataaaatttctaacataAATATTCCCGTTAACTAGATCGTCCTACCATGCTcaataaacttaaagaaaacagaatgatttaaataatgagtactctttttgcttcttatttaattaaaaaaacgtgtCAGTTTCCTCTTACATTACTGGCCtcttaattttcacttttctaTGGTCAACTGTCATTATTCCttatcaaaataaacttaacacaatagttaaaataaagcattattaaaactcagaaataatttttccgtGTTCTACTTAAATAACGGATTTTCTGattaatgttaaactttttcaactattttaacACTTCCGGTTAAAAGCGGAGATGTCGCTTTTTAAGCTACACGTGTGTCGCTCAAACGTGACACATATAGTAACTTTCACGGGTTCAGTTGgtataacataaaaaagcaattacaaACCTAAAAACAAGAATCTTGTTCATGCTCCATTGATCATCCTGAACAAATGAAAATCTCTGAATGCTCAAATGATTAAACTGTGGCGTGGTGTTGTTTAATTCTATCTACTTGAATGAAAGTTAAACTTCAAAAGCATAACGtttctaatcaaaatttaaatatgtatcaattaacacaattttttggttaaaagcattttagatTAATCAATAgattacattttgtttatgtAGTATAAAAGATGTTCATCTACTGACTTTAATTTGTTAGAATAATTCATGATAACTGACATCTTTGAGGtgaataaactataaaaatatataatgtatattatttgtTACTCAAAATATATTGCTAATGTTAAAGTTTGGatagcaattatttaattaagacttatttaataattaaattcatatagaatttaagttaattaaaaaggaGAAGTAATCAAGAATTTAATGTCATTAATACACacttaataaaattgcattgagaaaattaaaaataacccagtgcattgaaattttgatcaaaCGTAACAGGCATGGTATATTACGATTGCAAATTCTTTCGTTCAAATTTAcagataaattatattcataaaaaaattgtttgaaaaagctGATATTTCGATATGGGAAATAGTAAGGATTTTAATATtcctaaaatgaattaaaaatgtataatataaatttttacattatttttagtttaataatattttcaattaatagatTTATAGTCATGAATCGTCAATATAATATTACAACAGTCAAGATTTTATTACTAGATCATTCTCTTAAGTctattttttcgtttattaatAGATTGacttgaaagttaatttttcttacagaTGTCAGTCTCAGTGAAGATCTGTTTTCTGCTAGTAGTAGCTGCTGCCTGCTACGTAGCTGCTGATCCTGTACCAGAACCGGAGCCCCATCATCATCAtgggtaatttaaatttatagtttttctacTAACTGGTTTTAAATGTTGATTtggattaaattttcaaatcaaaaatacgtaaaaatcaCACatctaatttcaataatttattaattaataagcttAAGAACTTTAAACTCATAGTTTCTTGTTTGCTTTGCAGAAAAGAAGTGATAGTGGTGAAGGATAAAAGTGAGCATCACCACCATCATCATCACCACCACCATCATAAACACGCTCACGGACATAATCATAAACATGGTCATCACCATAAGCATGGTCATGATCATCATCACAAGCATGGTCATCATCATCACCATGGTCATGACCACAAGCACGGTCACCATCATGGGCATCATCATGGGCATCATCATGCTCATCATCATGGTCACCATCATGGACATCACCACGGACATCATCACCACCATGGACATCATCATGGACATCATCATGGACACCATCATCACCACGGACATCATCATGGCCATCACCATGCACATCATCATGGTCATCATCATGGACACCATCACGGACATCACCACCACCACGGACATCACCATGGACACCACCATGGACACCACCATCACCACGGACATCACCACGGACATCACCATGGTCACCATCATGCTCACCATCATGGACACCATCATGGTCATCATCATGGACACCACCATCATCACGGACATCACCACGGACACCACCACGGGCATCATCATCATCACGGACATCACCACGGACACCACCATGGACACCATCATCACCACGGACATCACCACGGTCACCACCATGGACATCATCACGGACACCACCATGGTCATCATCATGGTCACCACCACGGTCATCATCATGGTCACCATCATGGACATCATCATGGTCACCATCATGGACATCATCATGGCCATCATCATGGACATCATCATGGTCACCATCATGGTCATCATCATGGACACCATGATCACCATCACAGAAGAGCAGACATCCTGCAGAAAGGTCTTCACGACTTCGATGGCATCATGGGATTTCACTACCGCCGATAAGCGACTGAAACTCGCTAACGGAAAAGTCTTTCTACTACAAAAATACAGCagctttttataagaaaaaaagtaatcgtgataatttatatttaaaatgttttgaaacattagGTAAATATGCATATAATTCACGAAATTGCTGTAAAGTCGAGTAAAAGTTCTCACAATGTGCGTATCTAGTCGATACGATGTCTATAAATCTGGAGGCTAAGATATTCTATAGCAATTATCACAGCCAATGGGAAGTTAGGTAGTCTTATGCAAATTGTTAATCTCATACCTCAGAGctttcttctatttattttgtgtctgtttatcttattttcttGGATTTAGTCTAGGATTCTAACGACGTTGTAACTAAtgtttagttcttttttattttgaaatgcatcTGTAAATGGTattaggaaataataaaaaaatgtttgctcaAACTTTTTGTTTCAATGAATTAGCTTCTCAAACAAGCATTTGATCGAAAAATCATTGGTCtcaatattaaatacttaacgCTTCCTTTATGTTCCGTTTTCCTTTATATAATCATATTACTGAATTatatcatcattaaaaaataccttCAATATTATGAAGTTGAATAAGTATCCGAACAGATCAAGATTAAGTCCAAAACACAactataaaaatagatatttgaaaaagaactgCAGGGCAACCTAACTATAGTTTGAATAGTGACTGATTTTAACacctattaaatatttcaggtaaactacaataatttaaaaacattaaattattctattaaaaacatgaaaatcgcATTAACAGTTGTCAAACAAACACATGCTGTATATCCTGATAACATAAACAAACATAATCATCagagaaaatgagaaaattaacgAACTAAAATTCTTGAGCACATTTTAAATGGAAAGtactaaaattataagaacATAATCATGGATATACCttcctattttaaattgcttttagaaACCCGATAAAACAGCTTCCAGTTTAGTAACTTGGAGTTATAAAGAGctgaatacattttcttttcaacattTCTATAAAGTAATAACAGAGCCTCTGATTTTGAGTTACTTGCGATATTGAGTTATCATGTTAATACCTGATCTATCTACTCAAAAATacagacaattatttttttaacgctatATATCTCAAAACCTccaatatgagaaaaaaagattCCGAAATGAGAGaattagctttttttcaaataaatctagcgcataaaaaagtaattaaaaagtacCCTTCAAAACTCATATGTCATTCATATACTTTTTGCTTTCCTGCTCATATGAAACACGTTAACATGTTTAATGTTACATATAAATGTTAACatcatgtttaaatttaaatgctgatatttgttttcttcatcATTATTGAAAGAGGAAGCATCGCAAACTTTAGTTGTTTTTTACCAGCACTTAAATATTGTAGCACCTTTATTGCAATGAATCCAATTTCAAAGTAGCACACCATTTATATAGCAATCACGCATATTTCAGAAGTTACCCTGCTTTAAGTAACCCTGTTGTAAAGTAGCTCTGCTTTCTTAAAAatcctatttaattttgaatcggtatgattttcaattttagatcgatgcaaaaaatataggaaatgtgttaccatttaaatattcatgaatgaaaaataaaagaaagtcaTTTAATAAGGAAtggaatatgaaataaaaaaaatattcaattgaataagaaatagtcaattgagagagaaaaaaagaatagtcaGTAATTCCAATTgaagagaaattatttaatggtGGGTGATTTagtgatgtttaattaattgtgtTTGTAGAGCTTCTGgaggataaaaaaaaggaagaaaaagagaaatatagtaaaaaggaaaaagataGGAAGACAGGAAAGAAAGAAGTGTAATGAAATGGCCACAAACAtcaaaaactgtcaaaattGAAACTCACTATCTAtcttaaaacacttttaatactttaattcttAACTAATTTTATCAGTTAATTCTAGTGACTGattcacgttaaatctgtcgagtcgcaaaagtcctccatgatcccataacaaattaaaaccttttgggtactggattggagatcgatcgttctctgattcaggtcaaaattacgatctgtggatgaatgaatggatgtatgaatgggtccgccctataaacgggtgcgacttATGGTgcgcagaagttgaattcttggccatagatggcgccactgaaaacaagaaacgcatactctgccttaaatttgctcggtttcaccaagcaggcttgctcgTATGGCAAGTgccattagaaacaacaacaacaacattagtTAATTCTTAACTAATTAACTAATCTCTTTTTACCAACTtatatttgcagtttttttcctgaaagaaaaactaattaagattTTCAAGCTCCAGCAATCAATCTCGTACAGCAAAAATggaggtttttttctttttttaaattttaagatcgGTGTCTCATGCCACAATGAGGCCCTTGGTTTAAAAATTGCGAAACCCTTTAATTTAGTGTTCCCTTGGGCAGCAATTGGTTAATGTAGGAGTGCTTCACTGGGCATTGTAGGCGTAGTGAAAATTTCGATCACAAgcgttgcatttttttattttttttttatttctgcaaacttcaatacttttaaagtttagGCTTTTTGGTCAGTTGCAGACTATCATTACTAGTTTGAAAGGAGAGTACTGTTAtacaaacaaaagttttttttttaaaaaaaatattaatattttccccctagtttcttaaattttgccagaaatttttacaaataataataatagtaactTCTATCAGaaactttatataataattttttctcaaaattgttcGACTGAATGCTTCAATAACaagtatttaaatgtaatttctatATTGATCTGTTACTAAATTCGTATCTTTCCCTGAAACAataatatggtcaaaactatcagacaatggtaatttttaccttgtttctgttactatgggaacaccaaaaagctcggggATTTTATCGAAGTGCTTTGGtcatgattttagtaaaattaacaatgaaaatgggtttcataatatgtgataaaatttggtaaatgtggtaaacttggtcattttatcatgatatctaaGAACATGGCATGAAACTCATTTATTCGGCTAAATTTACTGTtcagtttcatatttatttactaaatgcatggttataagaaatataattttgaataccagAATTTCCGCTAAACTGTTATCATACGgactgaaaaattaccaagaGAATGGTTTAGATACCgtatatttcgattttattaaccataattATAGTGtgttttaccagaaatatcattaccatagagtacggtaattttacaatattttatttcttcgtgTATATGAATCAGATATTTTTCAGTACGGATTCTTGCTCTCTGcagaacagaaataaattttgtacaacCTTCCAAACGCAACCTATGTTCATTACTgctaattattgtttatttgacTCTTCTCTTTGCTTCTTTCTCTTTCTCTTCTCCTTAAAGACAAtttcgtagaaaaaaaatatttttgtattgttatgatgataataatgaaaataattcagtaAATTGTTTTAGTGTACAAAATCAATTAGATAATAAAAGAGTGGAACATgcttaagattaatttatttacacatggaactgatttaattttatggtgtaattctattcattaaaatttttgtctactttttgattttttctctaAACGTATAGTTTTCTTTCTGCAAGTTTATTATCTATGTCTATAGTTTATCTATATAAGTTTATTATTGGTACACGTAATATTActgatctagaaaaaaaaacttttatacttaTGCATTACATTTTGATGTAAAGCTgctataaatttagatttaatatttgtattttttaagtttagatttacactttttttaaaaaataattttattaatttttgtttttattttaaatttataatttcagcaCCCCTtcttatcagaaataaaattaaaatttcaactaaggttgttttaaaaaaatatcttattattcgGATACCTTAATATTCTCAacgctaaatattttaaaaataaatattttaatgattgttaactatttaaactaccttaaaataattaaaaaattagcatatttcttattaaaaatattattaaaaacgtaTCAGTATTAacgttaataatattttaaacagatcCATGTAAACTTGAAACTCCCTGCAACTAAATTTTAAGGCAAAACTTCGTGAAGAAATTTTCCGTGACTCATCTGAAATTCGGCATATATTACagctttaacaaaatattatcgaCTTTCAAAACCAGTTCCTTTAACCAGAAATAACTGGCAATTATCCAACAACACCGTCGGCTTTCTTTCCGTGAATTCAGTCAAGCACGTGACACATAGTATCCAAAACGttatataattgtatataatgttttaatggcggttaaataattaaattatgaaagaataatatcaaatttgaaacgattacataataatttctaaccaagtaaatttatgatatattcGCCATTAACGACAACAGCTTGTCACCTTGAACCATttctaattaaaacaaaataaaggtaaattaagggccgggatagcctggtcggtagggcgctgggcccatgtccgagagttcgtgggttcgaacaacgtcggccgaagactccccgtgtagtaaagtgactgaagCACGTCaaatctgtcgagtcgtaaaagtcctccatgttccagggctaaagagaatagaagggctggttcactcctttgaagtagctCTCGCCGCAAAGATTttccgattttctctagtgacgtcactttggcgcaaagctcgcacttttacttcaagaacggagcgttcggccttactagctctaactaatattggagcatttctttttgcgagatattctaagacatttgttattttctataatgaattTCCTCAGTtattgcagtgaatttacaagaatttaaaactattatcgaaatgccagtttgcgcgattgcaacttgaaaaaattttgatagagaAACAAAAGGCAAAAACATaattccctaaagtaaatgaacaactatgtaaagaatggattccgaaatgacacagttaatataaaaaagcaatacgtttattctgtccttaagaaattttataaaaattcattatctaaatagaaaccacctcgttacttcaaaaagaaaggcaggtgaaaaaaattaaaaaatggatgaagtcaaagaaaatta from Parasteatoda tepidariorum isolate YZ-2023 chromosome 2, CAS_Ptep_4.0, whole genome shotgun sequence includes:
- the LOC107446302 gene encoding uncharacterized protein — its product is MSVSVKICFLLVVAAACYVAADPVPEPEPHHHHGKEVIVVKDKSEHHHHHHHHHHHKHAHGHNHKHGHHHKHGHDHHHKHGHHHHHGHDHKHGHHHGHHHGHHHAHHHGHHHGHHHGHHHHHGHHHGHHHGHHHHHGHHHGHHHAHHHGHHHGHHHGHHHHHGHHHGHHHGHHHHHGHHHGHHHGHHHAHHHGHHHGHHHGHHHHHGHHHGHHHGHHHHHGHHHGHHHGHHHHHGHHHGHHHGHHHGHHHGHHHGHHHGHHHGHHHGHHHGHHHGHHHGHHHGHHHGHHHGHHHGHHDHHHRRADILQKGLHDFDGIMGFHYRR